A single window of Anaerocolumna chitinilytica DNA harbors:
- a CDS encoding MauE/DoxX family redox-associated membrane protein, translating to MNNIFDLSLAISLFLSGGLKIAYFKYTKNTIFKLNVFPEKIAPAISILMPLFEISQSIILILYNNMISYCFILGYLLFFIALNLKTYKGGESKECCCYGKLIKSKLGLGGLIHYSYWLIILFGSIAALKYNIFIFNNLNFMYILFISLSMVINGLMIRSTIESVE from the coding sequence ATGAATAATATTTTTGATTTATCACTAGCAATTTCGCTGTTTTTATCAGGTGGACTTAAAATTGCGTACTTTAAATATACAAAAAACACTATCTTCAAACTTAATGTTTTCCCAGAAAAAATAGCACCTGCCATTTCAATACTTATGCCATTGTTTGAAATAAGTCAAAGCATCATCTTAATTTTGTATAACAATATGATAAGCTATTGTTTTATATTAGGATATTTACTGTTTTTTATTGCGCTAAATTTAAAAACATATAAAGGTGGTGAAAGTAAAGAATGTTGTTGTTATGGAAAATTAATTAAGTCAAAATTAGGATTAGGAGGACTTATACATTATTCATATTGGTTAATTATACTTTTTGGCTCTATAGCTGCATTAAAATATAACATTTTTATCTTTAATAACCTTAATTTTATGTATATATTATTTATAAGTTTAAGCATGGTGATAAATGGATTAATGATTAGAAGTACTATTGAAAGTGTAGAATAG